The following is a genomic window from Bacteroidia bacterium.
AGTTCATGCCGCTGGAATATGTGCGCTTCGGTGCAAGCATGGTCGGTGCGGAGGGTGAACTGCCCAGTGCCTTCGGTCTGGACCGTGTGCATGCCGACATTCCGGAAGCCATGGTATCGCTCAGCGGCTACGGATTTGACCTGCATGTGCAGAAAGCCTCGAAACGCTCGTCCTTTCTCCGTCCTCAGGCGGATGGCACGAATGCGTCGGGTTTTTCGTACGGTGACGGTTTGTACGGAAGTCTGGCCTATACCTCAGACATCGGTCTCGGTGTGACGTTCGAATACAAGGATTACCGCTTCGATCCGGTGGGCGAGGAGGGCCGCGATCCCAATCGTCCGAGCCGCATGCTCCCGATGCAAAATCCTCCGATCGTACACAAGGAACATGTGTTCACGCTGCTTTCCCGCACGCCGCATGTCGTTGATTTTAACGATGAAATCGGCATGCAACTGGATGTGTATTACGCAGTATCGCCCACCCTGACCGTGAACCTGAACGGCTCTGCGGCGAGCAGGCAGAAGGGCTATACGTCGAACAATGGCTTCCTCGTCACGTGGGAACGCGACGTACGTTTCATGCCGAGTCTTGACCCGATGTTCTCGCCGTTCTGGGAATTGTACGGTGAATTGGAGTGGTACTTCGACGGCGGTTCATTCATACGTGCCGCGTTCAACCGTCGTTGGGTCAATCAATACGAGGGGAATCTCGGTCATGTGCAGGCGAGTTCGACTTTGCCCATCCGTGTGGAGTATCTGCTGGACGAAGAGTACAGCATCGGATTGAATCTGGAACAACAATTCTTCCATGACAGCTTCAATCGCACGAAACCGAACTTTTTCAACGAGTTCGTGTCGCTGTCGCTTGCACGTGCGGGACAGTGGACCGCGACGGTGCGTGTGGAATATACAACGGACCAGAGCGACGCTTCCGGAAAGGATTTCTGGCGCGCGGCGGAATTGGCCTACCGCATCGGTACGCATCATACCGCGACCATTATGTACGGGACGGAACGCGGTGGTCTGATTTGTTCGAGCGGTGTGTGCCGTGAGGTTCTTCCGTTCGACGGGCTCAGATTGTCGCTGCAGTCCCAACTTTGAGTATCGCGCGGGTTTCTCCCGCGCATAGTTTGGCCGGCCCGTGCCTTCCTCAAGGCACGGGCTCACGCCATGGAACACTACAGGATCGTATGCAAAAGGAAATCATTATCAACGCGTCGGACAATTTGCAGAGAGTCGCGATTGTCGAAGACGGGAAACTGGCCGAACTCTTCGTCGAGAGCGAAGAAAAAGAGCGTATGGTCGGCGACATTTACCTCGGAACCGTCGCAAAGGTCATGCCGGGCATTCAAGCCAGCTTCATCGATATAGGGCTCGAACAGGATGCGTTTCTCCACTATTCCGATGTCAGTGACGCGTTTCGGCAGGTGCGAACCGAAGCGGGAGACAGAGGGGCGGACTCCGTGGTCGTGGACGAAGCCGCCGTCGTTGCGACAGAGGAGAGTGCGTCCAACACGTCGGACGCCAAGCCCCAGCGCCGGCGCCGGCGACCGCCGTCACATGTGACGCTGAGCCGCGGCCAGGAGGTCGCCGTTCAAATTTTCAAGGAGCCGGTGGGAAACAAGGGGGTACGCGTGACAACCGAAATCGCGCTTCCCGGGCGCTTTCTGGTGCTGATGCCCTACGACGAGCTGGTGGGGGTCTCACGCAAAATACAGAGCTTCAAGGAGAAACGGCGCCTGCGGCGCATCGTTCGCTCCATGCTACCCGGCCGCTTCGGAGTCATCATTCGCACGGTGGCTGAAGGCAAGGCCGAGGATATTCTGCGCGCTGATCTGGAAGCACTCCTGACGACATGGCGCGACATTGAGCGCACCATGAAAAAATCTTCGGCCCCGGCACTTCTGTACAAGGACATGAATTCCTCCACCAGCACCATTCGCGACCTCTTTTCAGAAGATGTGCGCAGGGTTGCGGTGGATTCACGGCGCATGTACCGCGAGATTCGCGCCTACCTCAACCTCGTCGCCCCCCACAAGGTGGACGTGCTTGAGTATCACGGAAACCGCGAACCCATTTTCGATACCTACGGCATCGAAAAACAAATCGAGCAGTCCATGAGCCGCAAGGTCTGGCTGAAAAGCGGCGGATACATCATCATCGAACATACCGAGGCGATGAAGGTGATAGACGTCAACAGTGGACGCTATGCCGCGAAAAGGGAACAGGAACAGAATTCCCTGCGAACGAACATGGAAGCGGCGCGTGAAATCGCCCACCAAATCCGGCTCCGTGATCTCGGCGGTATCATTGTGATCGATTTCATCGACATGGAACAGGAAGAAAATCGCCGGAAGCTGTTCGATGAAATGCGTCGCGAAATGCGCAAGGATCGTGCGAAATTTACCATCCTGCCGGTCACCGAGTTCGGTCTCATCCAGATAACCCGCCAACGCGAACGAGAGAGCGTCCAAATGTCCATCAGCGAAGCCTGTCCCACCTGCCAGGGGACGGGACGCGTGCTCTCAAAATCGTCACTCCTGACACAGATCGAACGCTGGCTGCGTCGCTTCCGTGTTCGCAGTCGCGAGTTGCGGCTCACCGTACTCGTCCATCCCGCAATGCAGTCCTTCCTGCTGGACGGAGCGATTTCGCAAGCGGGACGGCTCATGCTCAAGTATTTCATCAGGCTGAAAATTGTCGCCGATCACACCCTGTCCGTGGACGAATTCCGCGTTATTTCCACGCGCAAGGGCAAAGATGTCACCAAGGATTTCCATGTCTGAGACCGGGGTTGGTTTGCGGCTGTAACACATTGAAAAATAAGGCGTTAATCCTTTCCTTTCTGAGAAGATCCGTTGGCATGCCAGCGGATTTTTTCCTATATTTATTGATTGAAAGCGTCGATGCCGGAATGGGGTGGTTCAGGTCATCCGCCCGGGCTTCATGGACACGCTCTCGGTCGGTCAGAATATTTTTTATCGAATTTCGGAGGCAAGAATGAAATTTTCCGTCGTCAGCAGCGATCTCCACAAGGCACTGTCGAAAATCATCAGTGTGGTGCCGTCGAAGTCCACGTTGCCCATTCTCGAGAGTGTGTTGTTCGAGCTGACCGGAAACGACCTGCGACTGACCGCGAGTGATTTGGAACTTTCGATGACGGTTTCCCTGCAGGTCCAGGGCGAGCAGGATGGTCGAATCGCCGTCCCGGCCAAGAAGCTGAACGAGACGCTTCGGGCTCTGAGCGCAACGGATGTCCTGTTCACTGCGGATGAGGGCACCCGTCGTATCGGTATCAAAACTGATCAAGGCGAATATAAAATGGCCGGCGAGAGCGCATCCTCTTTTCCCGAGGCGCAGATACTCGAGGAGGATTTTTCTCTGCAGATCAAGGCCGATCTTCTGCGAGGGATTATTGCCAAAACTGTGTATGCCGTAAGTACCGACGACCTCCGCCCGTCCATGATGGGGGTGTTGTTCCAGTGGCGCGGTGGTGAGTTCTACGCAGTTTCCACGGATGGCCATCGTCTCGTCCGTATCCGTCATAAAGGCGAGCTTGCAGAAGCGCACAGCGGTGGTGATCGCGACGTCATCATTCCCGCCAAAGCGCTGAACGTGGTTTCGAAATCGCTGGGCGACGGTGACGTACATGTCGTATTCGGGCGCACGAACGTCCGTATAACCTTTGGAGACATGCTGCTTCTCTCGCGCATCATCGACGAGCGCTACCCGAACTACGAGAGCGTCATACCTCAGGAAAACGACAAGGTGCTTGAGGTGAACCGCGCGGCGCTTATCGCCGCAGTGCACCGCTGTTCGATTTTCTCGAACGCGATCACCAATCAGGTGCGCTTCGCCGTTTCCAAAGAAGAACTGCGTGTAGCGGCGGAGGATATCGATTTCGGCGGCGAAGCCCGCGAGACCATCCCCGCCGTATTCAGCGACGATGATGAACTGGAAATTGGCTTCAACGCCCGTTACGTCTCCGAAGCGCTGCAGCATCTCGAGTCGGATGACGTGCATTTCCTGTTCAGCGCCTCCTCCCGTGCCGGACTTGTGCGTCCGAAACAGGAGGACCCCGATCTCGATATTCTCATGCTTGTCATGCCTTTGCGATTGAATGCCTGAGCATGCTTCTGAACCGTCTGCGTATCGCCAATTTTCGCAACCACTCTGCGACGGATATTGATTGTCCGGAAGGAACGCTGTTGCTGCTTGGTGAGAACGGCGCGGGTAAAACGACCGTCCTTGAAGCGATTTCCCTGTTGTGCACCTCCCGCAGTTTTGTCACCCGGCAGGACAAGGGGCTGGTCGCCATCGGCGCTCAGCAATTCTCGCTCGAAGGAGCCTTTACCACTTCGACACGGAGCAGACGGCATGTGACCGTGGAATATCCCCTGGACCAGCGCAAGCGCATCGAAGTGGACTTCACCCCGCTCGACGCCGCGTCGGATCTCATCGGCATGTTCCCCCTGGTGGCGCTCTCACCGCAACACCGCCCCATTACCTCTGGCGGTCCTGCGGAACGAAGGGCCTTCATCGATTTCGTGCTTTCGCAGGTCCATCACAACTATCTCGAAGATCTGTTGACCTATCGGCGCGTCCTCAAGCAGCGCAACACCCTGCTCGCCGAGGCGGACGGCCGGCTGAGCGCCATTGCCGGCGTTATTGACGCCTGGGATCAGGCGCTTGCAGAATCCGGCGTGCGTATCCTCCGCAAGCGCGCGGAATTCATTGGGCAGTATCTCCCCTATGTGCATCAGTCCATGTCCGGTATCATCGAAGGACGGGAAAGTGTCGACATCAACTACGTCGGCAGCTGTAGCGCCGACATCACGTCCGGGGATGCCGCAGCGCAGTACCTGACCGAGCTAATCGAGCGCAGACCTTCGGACCTACGCCGGGGCGTCACCAGCATGGGGCCGCATCGCGACGATCTGTCCATCATGCTCAACGGTCTCGACGTACGGGCGCAGGCCTCGCAGGGTCAGCACAAGACCATTCTCATCGCCTTGAAAATCGCCGAGTATCATTATCTTGACGAGCATCTGGATGAGACCCCATTGCTGTTGCTGGACGACGTTTTCAGTGAGCTCGATGATGCGCGTCTCGACCGTGTGCTCGCTCTGACACAGGGACTCGGGCAAACCTTCATTACATCAGCACATACGAGTCTCCTCCATGTTTTGGACGGCGCACCCGGCGATCATCACGCGCTGCGCATCGAGAGTGGCGGCGTGTACAGACTGGCGGATGTGGCATGAAGGGGTTGGGAAAAACATCCTCGCTCGCTAACGCCATGCACGCCGCACTGGAGAGGCGCGGAATGGACCGCCACGTCAGGGAGCAGCAGGTGTTGATCCGCTGGGTCGAGTATGTCGGCGAGGCGGTGGCCCGTCAGGCGACACCGAATCGTTTTCACGATGGAGTACTCTGGCTTACAGTTCCTGATGCAACCTGGAGAATGGAGCTGCACAGCATGCGCAGGGAACTTCTGGAGAGAATCAATACCGCAGCCGGTGAAGAATTGGTTCGGGAAATACGGGTCCGGTGACAGCAACGATGAACACAGCCATACACCAGGAAGACACCATCGCCGCCCTCGCCACACCACCGGGTGTGAGCGGGCTCGCGGTGATACGGGTGTCCGGCGCGGACGCGATCGACTGCGTCGCGGCGGTGTTCCGCGGCGGGGATCTACGGCAGGCTTCTTCGCACACCATGCACCATGGACATGTCCTGAATCCGCAAGGCCATACCATCGACGAAGTACTTGCCGCAGTGTTTCGGGCCCCTCGCTCGTATACAGGAGAAAACAGCGTGGAAATCAGCTGCCACGGCGGGGCGACAGCATACAGGGCAGTGCTCGATCGGCTCTACGCGGCAGGGGTACGTCACGCCGAACCGGGCGAATTCACCCGCCGGGCCTTTCTCAATGGAAAAATGGATTTGTCGCAGGCGGAAGCTGTCGCCGATCTCATCCATGCACAAAGCGAGGATGCGCATCAGGCATCGGTCCGGCAACTCGAGGGACGGCTGTCGAGCTTCGTCGAAGGAATCCGCTCTTCGTTATTACACTGTCTCGGTATGCTGGAACTGAGTCTGGATTTCGTCGAAGAGGATGTCGAATTTCTCACTGCCGAACGACTGCGCTCAGATATCGCACAGGCGGAAGCCAAACTGCGGGATGCTCTCGCCACCTTTCGCAGCGGGAGGATCATTCGCGAGGGTGTGAAAGTCGTGCTGCTCGGGAAGCCCAACGTCGGCAAATCCAGTCTTCTGAATGCCGTGCTCGGCACGCAGCGCGCAATCGTGACCGATGTACCGGGCACCACGCGCGATTATATCGAAGAACAGATGATGCTGCACGGACGTCCGTTCCGCTTCGTTGATACGGCAGGGTTGCGCGAGACGCATGATCGAGTCGAACAACTCGGTATCTCCGCGAGCACGGAACAACTTCGCGACGCGGACATCGTATGCGGCATCATCGATGATCCTGCGGAGAGCGAAGGACTCGAGGTGCTGCGGAGCCTGGCTGCGGATATCGGAGCACGATGTATCGGCGTCCTGAACAAATGCGATCTCCACACGCATCCATTGGTAACGGATACAGACCTCGTCAGCATTTCGGCATTGCATGGAACCGGCCTGGATGTATTGCTTCAGCGGCTCGCCGATGTCGCCGCGAACATCGGCATGCTCCCTGCGTCCTACGAAGTCGTCGTTACGAACGTGCGGCATGCCGCGTGTATCGAGCGGGGGATCACCGCGCTGGGGCGGGCAGCATCTGCAGCGGAGGCGGGCCGGACGGAAGAATGCATCGCAGTCGAACTGCGGGAGGCCGCCGACGCCCTGGGCGAGATAATCGGCGTCGTTACCACGGACGATATTCTCAACGGGATCTTTTCCCGATTCTGCATTGGCAAATAATTCTCATACTACAGGCATACACCAACCATGACCAAGGAAAAAGAAGAACTCGCAAAACAATACTCCGAAACCAGCATCAAGGTGCTCGAAGGCCTCGAAGCGGTTCGGAAGCGTCCCGCCATGTACATCGGCGATGTCGGTGTCCGCGGATTGCACCATCTCGTGAACGAGGTCGTTGACAATTCGATTGACGAGGCGCTTGCAGGGTTTTGTGATAAAATCGATATCACCATCCATAAGGACGAGTCCATCACAATCGAAGACAACGGCCGCGGTATCCCCGTCGGACCCCATCCGGTGAAAAAAATCAGCACCCTGGAAGTGGTCATGTGTACCCTGCACGCCGGCGGAAAATTCGACAAACAGACGTACCAGGTTTCCGGCGGTCTCCACGGCGTCGGTGTGTCGGTTGTGAATGCGCTGTCCGAATGGCTTGAGGTGGAAATCTACCGCGAGGGCAACATTTACGTGCAGCGGTATTCGCGTGGCGCTCCCGAGCATGGCATCAAGACCCTCGGCAAAACGAAAAAGACCGGCACCAAGGTGACGTTTTTGCCGGACAACCAGATCTTCAAATCCACCGAGTTCCGTTTCACCTATCTCGAGGAGCGGCTGCGCGAACTCGCGTATCTCAACAAGACCATTCGCATCTCGATTAAGGATGAACGTGACGGCGAAGAGGCGGTGTACTTTTTCAAGGGCGGACTGGTGGACTTTGTGCAGTACATCGATACCGACCGGCAGAGCTTCATGAAGAAGCCGATATACGTCGAAGGCATGCGCGACAATACGCCGGTTGAATTGGCGATGCAGTACAATGACTCCTATACGGAAAACATTTTCACCTACGTCAACAACATCAACACGCATGAGGGGGGTACCCATCTCATCGGCTTCAAATCCGCACTGACGCGCGCACTCAACAACTATGCGTACAAGAACGGCCTGGTCAAGGAAGGCAAGCTCACCATGGGGGGCGACGATTTCCGTGAAGGATTGACGGCGGTGCTCAGCGTCAAGGTCGCAGAACCGCAGTTCGAAGGGCAGACGAAGACCAAACTGGGGAACAGCGAGACCAAGAGTATCGTCGAAACCATCATTTTCGAACAGCTTTCTCTGTATCTCGAACAGAATCCCCCGACGGCGAAACGCATCATCGAAAAAGCCGTTCGCGCCGCCGAAGCACGAGAGGCCGCACGGAGGGCGCGCGACCTGACGCGACGCAAAAATGCCATGGACTCCCTCAGTTTGCCGGGTAAGCTGGCCGATTGCTCCATCACCGATCCGGAGCATTGCGAAGTGTATCTCGTTGAGGGCGATTCGGCAGGCGGCTCAGCCAAACAGGGACGGGACCGGCGTTTTCAGGCGATTCTCCCGCTCAAGGGAAAAATTCTCAACGTGGAAAAAGCCCGGCTTCACAAGATTCTTGAGAATCAGGAAATCAACGCCATCGTCTCCGCCATGGGCGCGGGCATCGGTGGGGAGGACGACATTGACCTCAGCTCGCTCCGGTACGGCAAGATCATCATCATGACCGATGCCGATGTGGACGGCAGCCATATTCGTACGCTGTTGCTGACCTTTTTCTTCCGCTACATGCGGGCGCTGGTCGAAAACGGCAAGGTGTACATCGCCCAGCCTCCCCTGTACAAAATCAAGAAGGGGAAAGTGGAGCGTTACGCCTTCGACGACGACGAGCGCGATGAAATCATTAAAGTCCTGCGCGGCCAGAAAATCGTCGAAGCGTCGGATGACGCGGAGCCGGTATCGACAGACGGCGATGAGATCGTCACACGCAAGGACGGTATCACGATCAGCCGCTTCAAAGGTCTGGGTGAGATGAATCCGGAGCAGCTTTGGGAAACGACGATGAATCCCGAAACGCGCACGCTGTTGCTGGTGACGCTCGAAAACGCCGCGGAGGCCGATCGTCTTTTCCAGATCCTGATGGGCGACTCCGTCGAGCCGCGTCGTCAATTCATCGAACGGAATGCGAAATACGTCAGAAACCTCGATGTCTAACATGCGACACTCCCTGCTGACAGCGATTCTGCTGAGTTGCCTCATCGCCCCGGGCGCGTTGGGGCAGCCGGAACAACGTTTGAAATATGGGCAGCTCCTCTACGCGGAGGTTGTCCCCGGCCTGTCCGATAGCGCCGGTGTCGGACGTGCAGACCTGTTGCTTCGGGTGTCGTATGATTTCATGGTATTCGAACGCGGCAAAGACGCTGTCACCGATGCACCGTTTCATGGCGGTGTGGATGTGTCGGTCGATCTCCGCAGAGATGGGGTATCTATCGGGTCCATGAATTTCGGTGCATCCACTGCGGCGAACGGCTATTCGGAAACAGATCGGCGGGATCAGTTTCTCCTGCTCCAGCGAACGCTGTTTCTGGAAGCGGGCGAATATTCCGCACTGATCGTCGTTTCGGACAGGGGTTCGACTCGTGAGAGCGCCATAAACAAGTCCTTCAGCATCAGGCGCTTCGACGCGCCAGCGTTGGGGACGCCGATCATTCTGGAAGTGGATTCCATGGCAGGGATGAGCGGCGCGTACGGCTACGCGGGATACCTGCCTTTCGCGAGACCAGCCGCTTTGGCTATCCCTTCCGAAGCCGGACGGGAAGGAGACTGGTATATCGTTCTCGAACGACGCGGCCGCACGCGCGAGATCGTGTTCGAGGGCCAGGTGCAGCCGACAGAGGTCGTGCGACGGAAGTCGCTTCGCCGCGCGGATGGAGTGGTGGAGGATTTCCGCTACACCGATTGTGCTTCCTGCGTCGGGCAATTCACGCTCCTTGCCGTACCGAGCGAGAGCGCGGACACGGGGCCTTACACACTGCGCGTCATCTCCCGCTCCGGGGAATCGGCCGACACGATGACCGTCGACACCGAGATATTCTGGCGTGACATGCCGTACTCGATGCGCGACATCGATTTCGCTATCGAGGCCATGCGGCATATTCTTACCCGCGAACAGCTCAAACAGATGAACGATGGCGATGAGAGCTACAAGCGTCAGCAGTTCCGTCGCTTCTGGAGCGAGCGCGACCCCACTCCCGGTACGGCTTTCAATGAAATGATGGCAGAATATTTCATCCGTTGTGATGACGCCTATTACAAATTCCAGACGCTCTACGAAGCGAACGGGATCACGACTGATCGTGGAAAGGTGTACATTCTCTTTGGCGCCCCGGAGGATACGGAACGGATATTTCGTAGCGGCGAACCCTCCATAGAGATATGGTCCTACCCGTCGTTGGGAAAGACGTTTCGCTTCGCGGACAGCCGGCAAAACGGAAACTACCGTCTGATGGAGGACTAACATGGATTTACCGATTATCGCTATATCTGCGGGTGACGTCAACGGCATCGGTCCCGAGGTGATACTCAAAGCCTTCGATCGCTCGGAATTGTTCGACGTGTGTATTCCGGTCGTATACGGTCCCGCCGCGGCGTTCGAGTGGTATGCGCATCGCCTGGGCTTACAGCATATTCCCGTCGACGCGGTACGCACTCCCGCGACGGCGCAGCAGGGTCGTTTGAATATGGTGGATCTCGGCTCACATTTTCAGGCGGCGGAAATCGGCAAGCCGACACCGTTGTCCGGAAAAGCGAGCCTGGACGCAGTGCGGGCCGCGTTTGACGACGTGTTCGCGAAACGGGCGGACGCCTTGGTAACCGCTCCGATCTCCAAGGAGGCCATCGGTTTGGCGGGAAGCGGATATCACGGACACACCGAAATGCTTGCGGATTTCTGCGGTTGTGGAGACGACGTCATCATGATCCTCTCCGGCAACACGATGAAGGTCGGACTCGTCACCGTGCACATGCCCGTCAGCGCCATCGCGCCGGCATTGACACGGCAGGCGGTCGAACGTACCCTGCGGCTGGGTCTCCGGGCAATGACGACGGATTTCGGCGTGGATAATCCCCGGCTCGCCGTCCTGGCGCTCAATCCTCATGCCGGAGATGGCGGCTACCTCGGCAGCGAGGAGCGCGACATCATCATTCCGGCCATCGAAGCGATGCGCGACGAAGCCGGAAGCATCGAGGGACCGTTCGCAGCGGATGGTTTTTTCTCCACGCACAACAAGACCCTGTACGATCTCATCATCGCGATGTATCACGACCAGGGCCTCATCCCGTTCAAAATGCAGGCGCAGGGCCGGGGTGTGAATGTCAGCTGCGGTTTGCCGATAGTCCGCACATCACCGGACCATGGTACTGCGTACGGAATCGCCTCCCATGGGCTTGCAAGTGCCGAGAGTATGAAGGAAGCCGTTCTCGCGGCGCGGCGCATCGCCCTGAACAGACGTCAATAAACGGAGGACCGCCGACTCATGATCGAATTCCACAATGTCCGGTTGACGCTCGCCAACCAGCACATCTTCGATCACGCAAATCTCGTGATATCGGAGGCGGAGTTCGTCTATGTGATCGGTGAGACGGGTATCGGGAAGAGTTCCTTTCTGCGCCTGTTGTATATGGATCTGCTCCCATCCTTCGGTCGCGTACGCATCGGCGGCTATGATTCCTCCATCATCACAAAGCATCAGATCCCGTACCTTCGAAGAACACTCGGAATCGTTTTCCAGGATTATCGCCTGCTGGACGACAGAAACGTGTACGAGAACATCGCGTTCGCACTTCATGCCACGGGCGCCAGACGGCAGATCATTCCCACCAAGGTGCACAGTCTCCTTGCGGAGGTGGGTCTCTCGTCGAAGGAATTCGCCATGCCCGACGACCTCTCCGGCGGCGAACGCCAGCGTGTGGCAATAGCCAGAGCGCTCGTGAACGATCCGGTGATTCTTTTGGCCGATGAACCGACGGGCAATCT
Proteins encoded in this region:
- a CDS encoding DUF6029 family protein; its protein translation is MKRLLLVFAITVLCATALRAQVQYSVSNYMRYGNGTQVVGGVNTAKEYIENQASVRLFWDDFTVGFEHLYDDPPEFGPRFNGIRKRYVEFSRAGLELRAGDFYTLYGKGLAMNLFENRGINYDTRLDGVRGIYRNDWTNAIFAMGKMRYYDLLNSERIETYSVKSGHIEFMPLEYVRFGASMVGAEGELPSAFGLDRVHADIPEAMVSLSGYGFDLHVQKASKRSSFLRPQADGTNASGFSYGDGLYGSLAYTSDIGLGVTFEYKDYRFDPVGEEGRDPNRPSRMLPMQNPPIVHKEHVFTLLSRTPHVVDFNDEIGMQLDVYYAVSPTLTVNLNGSAASRQKGYTSNNGFLVTWERDVRFMPSLDPMFSPFWELYGELEWYFDGGSFIRAAFNRRWVNQYEGNLGHVQASSTLPIRVEYLLDEEYSIGLNLEQQFFHDSFNRTKPNFFNEFVSLSLARAGQWTATVRVEYTTDQSDASGKDFWRAAELAYRIGTHHTATIMYGTERGGLICSSGVCREVLPFDGLRLSLQSQL
- a CDS encoding Rne/Rng family ribonuclease — protein: MQKEIIINASDNLQRVAIVEDGKLAELFVESEEKERMVGDIYLGTVAKVMPGIQASFIDIGLEQDAFLHYSDVSDAFRQVRTEAGDRGADSVVVDEAAVVATEESASNTSDAKPQRRRRRPPSHVTLSRGQEVAVQIFKEPVGNKGVRVTTEIALPGRFLVLMPYDELVGVSRKIQSFKEKRRLRRIVRSMLPGRFGVIIRTVAEGKAEDILRADLEALLTTWRDIERTMKKSSAPALLYKDMNSSTSTIRDLFSEDVRRVAVDSRRMYREIRAYLNLVAPHKVDVLEYHGNREPIFDTYGIEKQIEQSMSRKVWLKSGGYIIIEHTEAMKVIDVNSGRYAAKREQEQNSLRTNMEAAREIAHQIRLRDLGGIIVIDFIDMEQEENRRKLFDEMRREMRKDRAKFTILPVTEFGLIQITRQRERESVQMSISEACPTCQGTGRVLSKSSLLTQIERWLRRFRVRSRELRLTVLVHPAMQSFLLDGAISQAGRLMLKYFIRLKIVADHTLSVDEFRVISTRKGKDVTKDFHV
- the dnaN gene encoding DNA polymerase III subunit beta, translating into MKFSVVSSDLHKALSKIISVVPSKSTLPILESVLFELTGNDLRLTASDLELSMTVSLQVQGEQDGRIAVPAKKLNETLRALSATDVLFTADEGTRRIGIKTDQGEYKMAGESASSFPEAQILEEDFSLQIKADLLRGIIAKTVYAVSTDDLRPSMMGVLFQWRGGEFYAVSTDGHRLVRIRHKGELAEAHSGGDRDVIIPAKALNVVSKSLGDGDVHVVFGRTNVRITFGDMLLLSRIIDERYPNYESVIPQENDKVLEVNRAALIAAVHRCSIFSNAITNQVRFAVSKEELRVAAEDIDFGGEARETIPAVFSDDDELEIGFNARYVSEALQHLESDDVHFLFSASSRAGLVRPKQEDPDLDILMLVMPLRLNA
- a CDS encoding DNA replication/repair protein RecF, which gives rise to MLLNRLRIANFRNHSATDIDCPEGTLLLLGENGAGKTTVLEAISLLCTSRSFVTRQDKGLVAIGAQQFSLEGAFTTSTRSRRHVTVEYPLDQRKRIEVDFTPLDAASDLIGMFPLVALSPQHRPITSGGPAERRAFIDFVLSQVHHNYLEDLLTYRRVLKQRNTLLAEADGRLSAIAGVIDAWDQALAESGVRILRKRAEFIGQYLPYVHQSMSGIIEGRESVDINYVGSCSADITSGDAAAQYLTELIERRPSDLRRGVTSMGPHRDDLSIMLNGLDVRAQASQGQHKTILIALKIAEYHYLDEHLDETPLLLLDDVFSELDDARLDRVLALTQGLGQTFITSAHTSLLHVLDGAPGDHHALRIESGGVYRLADVA
- a CDS encoding DUF721 domain-containing protein — encoded protein: MKGLGKTSSLANAMHAALERRGMDRHVREQQVLIRWVEYVGEAVARQATPNRFHDGVLWLTVPDATWRMELHSMRRELLERINTAAGEELVREIRVR
- the mnmE gene encoding tRNA uridine-5-carboxymethylaminomethyl(34) synthesis GTPase MnmE: MNTAIHQEDTIAALATPPGVSGLAVIRVSGADAIDCVAAVFRGGDLRQASSHTMHHGHVLNPQGHTIDEVLAAVFRAPRSYTGENSVEISCHGGATAYRAVLDRLYAAGVRHAEPGEFTRRAFLNGKMDLSQAEAVADLIHAQSEDAHQASVRQLEGRLSSFVEGIRSSLLHCLGMLELSLDFVEEDVEFLTAERLRSDIAQAEAKLRDALATFRSGRIIREGVKVVLLGKPNVGKSSLLNAVLGTQRAIVTDVPGTTRDYIEEQMMLHGRPFRFVDTAGLRETHDRVEQLGISASTEQLRDADIVCGIIDDPAESEGLEVLRSLAADIGARCIGVLNKCDLHTHPLVTDTDLVSISALHGTGLDVLLQRLADVAANIGMLPASYEVVVTNVRHAACIERGITALGRAASAAEAGRTEECIAVELREAADALGEIIGVVTTDDILNGIFSRFCIGK
- the gyrB gene encoding DNA topoisomerase (ATP-hydrolyzing) subunit B yields the protein MTKEKEELAKQYSETSIKVLEGLEAVRKRPAMYIGDVGVRGLHHLVNEVVDNSIDEALAGFCDKIDITIHKDESITIEDNGRGIPVGPHPVKKISTLEVVMCTLHAGGKFDKQTYQVSGGLHGVGVSVVNALSEWLEVEIYREGNIYVQRYSRGAPEHGIKTLGKTKKTGTKVTFLPDNQIFKSTEFRFTYLEERLRELAYLNKTIRISIKDERDGEEAVYFFKGGLVDFVQYIDTDRQSFMKKPIYVEGMRDNTPVELAMQYNDSYTENIFTYVNNINTHEGGTHLIGFKSALTRALNNYAYKNGLVKEGKLTMGGDDFREGLTAVLSVKVAEPQFEGQTKTKLGNSETKSIVETIIFEQLSLYLEQNPPTAKRIIEKAVRAAEAREAARRARDLTRRKNAMDSLSLPGKLADCSITDPEHCEVYLVEGDSAGGSAKQGRDRRFQAILPLKGKILNVEKARLHKILENQEINAIVSAMGAGIGGEDDIDLSSLRYGKIIIMTDADVDGSHIRTLLLTFFFRYMRALVENGKVYIAQPPLYKIKKGKVERYAFDDDERDEIIKVLRGQKIVEASDDAEPVSTDGDEIVTRKDGITISRFKGLGEMNPEQLWETTMNPETRTLLLVTLENAAEADRLFQILMGDSVEPRRQFIERNAKYVRNLDV
- a CDS encoding GWxTD domain-containing protein, which gives rise to MRHSLLTAILLSCLIAPGALGQPEQRLKYGQLLYAEVVPGLSDSAGVGRADLLLRVSYDFMVFERGKDAVTDAPFHGGVDVSVDLRRDGVSIGSMNFGASTAANGYSETDRRDQFLLLQRTLFLEAGEYSALIVVSDRGSTRESAINKSFSIRRFDAPALGTPIILEVDSMAGMSGAYGYAGYLPFARPAALAIPSEAGREGDWYIVLERRGRTREIVFEGQVQPTEVVRRKSLRRADGVVEDFRYTDCASCVGQFTLLAVPSESADTGPYTLRVISRSGESADTMTVDTEIFWRDMPYSMRDIDFAIEAMRHILTREQLKQMNDGDESYKRQQFRRFWSERDPTPGTAFNEMMAEYFIRCDDAYYKFQTLYEANGITTDRGKVYILFGAPEDTERIFRSGEPSIEIWSYPSLGKTFRFADSRQNGNYRLMED